The sequence TCTATTGTAATCCATGTGGGATAGCCACAACATTAGCCACAACCTTGTTCTTTCTAGATCCTTCTATGGATGTGCCTGCGAAAGACCCACTACGAGGGATCGAGGTAGAATCTCTGAACTGCGTCATGGTGTGCTAGTAGTCCATAAGTGCGGAACACATATTAGCAAAGTTTTGGTAATGATTAAGAGATAGTTTCTCCCTCAATGTTGGTTGTAGATTGCCAATGAACATCCTCTGCAAGTTGCTATTTGGTAGGGCAAAGGGGATCCTAGTGGAGATTGATCGATACCTTGAAATAAAATTTGTGACCTTTTCATTGGGCTTCTTCTTACAGTGATCAAGGTCAGCAATAGTGACCTTGTTGCCAATGTTAGCCTGAAACCGTCTAAGAAACAAATCCATGAACTAATCAAAGGTATGAATAGAATGATCCACCAAGGAGCTATACTACTCTAACATGGTTCCCTTAAGAAACTGTGAGAGTAGTTTAAGCAACACAAAGTCCACCTTGtggtagtcactacacatggtcatgaaagaatcaatgtgcacattagggtccccatcaccattgaacctattgAACTTCAATGATTCAATCGCGAGAGGAAGGATGGTGTTCAAGATAGTGATATCAAGGGGAATCTTCCTATAATATGCAGACATAGATAATTGACCAGAAGTGAAGGCCACGTTTGTGAGCTGTAATTGTAACTGCCCCATGTTCTGTAAGATATTGTTCAATACAGGATTAGCAGAcagaggaggtggaggtgggccagatgctccaccacctccaccaacaCCTCCAAGAGAACCAATGCCACCACCTCCACTGGAACCCCCAAGAGAACCAGTGCCACCGACAGAGGTAGTACTAGCACTGACCGTAGAGATATGAGTTGTAGCAGATGTAGAGGTCAACCTAGTAGACATACTCATATAGCCCAAGGGGGTGGACGAGGCATTGATGCTAGGAATGGTAGGCCTGAGGTCGACCATGTGTATTGTCAAACCAGGTATGTCAACACCCAACTAAGAACCACAAATGTTAGACTGGACATCTTGTGGGGTGCATTGGCCAAGGGCACATGGTTTTTGACAATCATAGATAATGCCCTTATCATCTCGAAACCTTACTTGTCCGAGATGAGCATGTCTCTCAAAGTATTGACTACATTCCCAACTTGAGGAAGGAAATTCTCTTGATTAAGAACCCTTCAAAATTTCTCAGGTTCTCCTCTAGAGACTGAATCCGATCAAAGTCAATAGTGACAATGGAATCATGATCAACACTAGGAGGAGAAGGCGACAAAGAATTCGTCGAGGAGTTGTTTTGAGAACTAGCAGCTGCCGAGCCTCCCGTGAAAGGTATCTGTAGAGTATAAGAGGGGAAAGGCTCGCTTGAGTCAGGCATAGGGTTTTTTATCATCGCGTCTGATAGAGGAGGTTTGTAATGATCGGGAGGAAAACTCTATCTAGATGACCTCCTAACTACGGCTCCTGTGGTAGTTTGGGTCGTAAAACTCATATACAAGCCTCACGACACTAAGACCACACTACAAGGACACGAAGGATTTTATTCACTTGATAAAGCTTGAAAACAAACGCAAATTCTAAATGAAGATGTAggctatggtttttttttttttgattttatattttagaatTCAAATGTATGCAATGAACTAAATGATGCAgaaatttgtcacctcaaggatgataAACCCAAGAGGACAAACTGATCCTTTAGTACCTCACATATAATGGTGCTAAGGGCAAGCAAGGGGATGAAAATGACAAATTAAACTAATAGAATGCAAAGTGAGACTCTCGGGTGATTCTGCTAAGCCTTTGTCCTGAGGATGAACGCCCAGGTCTGGGACACCAGTGCAATGCGCTATCATCCTGTATGGATGAGGTACATAGACTATACGAAAAGTCTCAAAAAATTACTAAAGTACTAAATAAACAATCTGGAAAATAAAATAAGTGgaatattgcagaatacgaagtGATAAAATAAGATGAATGAGAATGAATGAGAATAAAAGGAAACTTATAGttggtccatgattgaagcctctcgCAAGAAGATAATTCTTTCAGCACTGCCAAtctacacacaagcaagaagggaaaatgttggggttgtgttttggagtctgcctaagtTAGACCCTCGTTTTGGTGTCTCCACCATCACGAACAGCCCAAAGAATAGCCAtgagaaagataaaatgataaGATAATATAGATATGATAATAGATTTGAAGTGAAGAAATGCAAATGTGTAAACAAATTGAGTAAAGGTGAGTAAAGTCCCCTTCTACGATTTGTGAAGATGGCACTATGAGTTGTTCGGAGGACTGCAACAATGGTGGACTGTAGAGTGTTGGAAAATCTATGAATATTGCTCAAGAAGATCGTCCAAAGCTCCCACCTACAAGAAAACATCCAATAATCCCAAAAATGCCTTCAAACCGGAGAGATATAGGCTTTGGACCAAAAACTAATGTCAATGGGAACATGCAGGGGCGTTACAATTCCTTTCGAGTGTAGGTAGAATGCTCGAATGGCCACCTGCAGACTGTCAATTTTGCGAGATGCTAGTGCGTTGCCCAGACATCTCTACATCACGCTAATGTCCCAAGGATGATAGGTCGATAGAGTTGGTGGGATTCTGGCTTGAAGTTGATGAAGCGATCTAGGTGGACAAAAAGATAAGAGCGACGATACACAACCTTCAATGACATGGAGGAAGGTGCCATTTGTTGCACTGAATTGCATAGggtgtgatttttgatattacaaaCACGAGACGTCCATGAACAAGTCTTTTTCTCTTTGGGAGTCTGATGTAGGCGCATCattcattttgttttt is a genomic window of Cryptomeria japonica chromosome 7, Sugi_1.0, whole genome shotgun sequence containing:
- the LOC131033063 gene encoding uncharacterized protein LOC131033063, which encodes MSTRLTSTSATTHISTVSASTTSVGGTGSLGGSSGGGGIGSLGGVGGGGGASGPPPPPLSANPVLNNILQNMGQLQLQLTNVAFTSGQLSIRFQANIGNKVTIADLDHCKKKPNEKEVNIVVDKETLEVKTDNVDNSKILEKPTQTVDSQEIEIPTQTEQLTETKKPTEDKGTSTGPPKTEKQVVELSEKQIEAEVHVETEKLTVVRH